The Novipirellula galeiformis nucleotide sequence CCACTCTCCCACTCTCCCACTCTCCCACTCTCCCACTTATTGCGGGCGATCAGCGCGGAATGCCGCGGCAAACAAAACGAGCGCGGCGATGGCACACAACAACGTCGCCGCCCGGTAGCTGCCCCATTGGTCATGCGTCACGCTGAAGAGATACGGGCCGACCGCGGTGCCAGCAACCACGATCGAGGTCGAGAATCCAGAGATCGCGCCGAGATGCGTTCGGCCATAAAAACGCGGCCACGTCACTGCGGAAATGATCCCGAACATGCCTTGCATCAATCCCATCCCCAACACCGCAAAAACAACCGCCCCGCGGATATCCAAGAACGACAGACTCAGCGAAAGCGTCATGAGTCCAACCAGTTGAACCATCGCCAGATACTTCAACTTGACGAAGTCACTCAGCCAGCTGCCCACAAATTCCACCACCACACTGACACAGGCGGCCGGCACAAAAATGGCAACCGCCTGGCTGCGCTGCATGCCCGCATCCGCGAAAATGGACACGACATGAAAGGCGAAGGACGTTAGCAGGAAGCCAGAGAGAACGACGCTGAACGTGAACACCCAGAAACTGTAGGTTCGGCGAGCTTCGGACAGCGTGAACTGACGGCCGCTCAAGGTTTCCGCATGCGTTTTTCGGTTCTTCTTCGCGAAGGAGCCGTCGGGCACCAAGCCATGGTCTTCTGGTCTCGATCGCCCCAAACATAACGCCAGCAACGAAAACAGGGCCACGATCACGGCAATCGACTGCCAAGCCCACGACCAACCGCCTTTTTGGATCAGCCATTCAAAAAAGGCCGGAGTCACGGAAAACCCAAAGGCGACCGCGATCCCGATGAATGCCAACGCCATGCCACGTCGCTGTTCAAACCACTCCAGCACCATGTTGCGTGACGACAAGGTCAACATCCCCTGGCCAAAGAAACGCATCCCGAAGAAGCCCAAGCACAAGACGGCAAACGAGGCGTGATCGCGGGAATCGTCGGGCAACATCGCTGCGACCGACTCGGCGATTTCGGCCGAAAAACTCATCCCCGTCAAGACGAGTGCCAACATCGCCGCCGAGAACGCGGACACCCATCGACCGCCAAGCCGGTCGTACCAACGCCCCGCCCGGGTGATCAACAACGCGCTGGCGATTGTGCCCGCCAGGTAGGCAAAGCTGATCCAGCTCCGCGACAACTGGTGAGCTTCGATCAAAAAGTCCGTAAATACCGAGACGCCAACGGTTTGCCCCGGGGCACTGGCCAACACCCCCAACGTGCCACACACCAACACCAC carries:
- a CDS encoding MFS transporter, producing MKSDRETPKLHPRPRFANVPFDPVRLPFFYGTVVLVCGTLGVLASAPGQTVGVSVFTDFLIEAHQLSRSWISFAYLAGTIASALLITRAGRWYDRLGGRWVSAFSAAMLALVLTGMSFSAEIAESVAAMLPDDSRDHASFAVLCLGFFGMRFFGQGMLTLSSRNMVLEWFEQRRGMALAFIGIAVAFGFSVTPAFFEWLIQKGGWSWAWQSIAVIVALFSLLALCLGRSRPEDHGLVPDGSFAKKNRKTHAETLSGRQFTLSEARRTYSFWVFTFSVVLSGFLLTSFAFHVVSIFADAGMQRSQAVAIFVPAACVSVVVEFVGSWLSDFVKLKYLAMVQLVGLMTLSLSLSFLDIRGAVVFAVLGMGLMQGMFGIISAVTWPRFYGRTHLGAISGFSTSIVVAGTAVGPYLFSVTHDQWGSYRAATLLCAIAALVLFAAAFRADRPQ